In the Candidatus Binatia bacterium genome, one interval contains:
- a CDS encoding DUF3536 domain-containing protein: protein MDPGKRYVCIHGHFYQPPRENPWLEVIEPQDSAAPYHDWNERITAECYEPNAAARVLDERGKIATLRNNYASISFNFGPTLLSWLASYQRTLYQEIIRADREGKARYGCGNAIAQVYGHVILPLASPRDRVTQVRWGIEDFVFRFGRRPEGMWLPETAVDEQCLQVLSDHGIRFTILAPHQARRVSYGGGPWQDTHGEGVDPYRPYECNLGGGKSIVIFFYDGPVARGIAFEGWLQNGRALAERIIARALTMHENGILHVAADGETYGHHHRFGEMALAAALDSMERDPRVTLTNYAAYLRQVEVRDQVEIRPLTSWSCAHGVERWRAGCSCHAGHPSWQHEWRAPLREALDWLKGEVDGLFEAQAALYLSDPWEARDGYIHVLLRRTAEQREWFLKQHARRSLTKDEGVRVWQLLELQRHAMLMFTSCGWFFDDPTGLETTQVLTYAARVVQLAAALGSNLWPAFLERLRPIRSNFTQYQDGVDIFERLVRPRMSDLRRVVAHYAMNALFDPPPVVQEQYVYRFTSKGRVFDTGGTPSFTAGQVEVLDRSTGEEQVLDYVAVHLGGHDFFCVSGAAEPARDTEWREHLLRMFRTQPIVDLLGELQLRFVDGRFTLADMFVSERRRILAQVTGEVLARASRVYERIVSDNRRLIEFLVHYNLEIPEELRIAMRFVVQRRWEERLREFALANAELDEVAAVVDDALRWGVELEKDMASQVLGQALAESVACVWEETGEHCHQRARLLLEGSQRLGVTIDLRKAQNLFFKLWHQRGVRQVPVSAQELIDLGMALGLAVDRWLPEGTGAA from the coding sequence CGCCGCGCCGTATCATGACTGGAACGAGCGGATAACGGCTGAATGCTACGAGCCAAATGCTGCCGCGCGCGTGTTGGACGAGCGCGGGAAAATCGCGACTTTGCGCAACAATTATGCTTCGATCAGCTTCAACTTTGGGCCGACGTTGCTGTCGTGGCTCGCTAGCTACCAACGCACGCTGTACCAGGAGATCATCCGCGCGGACCGCGAGGGGAAGGCCCGCTACGGATGTGGCAACGCCATAGCTCAAGTCTACGGCCATGTGATCTTGCCGTTGGCTTCACCGCGGGATCGGGTGACTCAGGTTCGCTGGGGTATCGAGGATTTTGTATTTCGCTTCGGCCGCCGCCCTGAAGGGATGTGGCTTCCAGAAACCGCTGTCGATGAGCAGTGTTTGCAAGTTTTAAGCGATCATGGGATTCGCTTTACGATTCTCGCACCGCACCAAGCCCGCCGCGTGTCTTATGGCGGAGGTCCCTGGCAAGACACGCACGGTGAAGGGGTCGACCCGTACCGCCCGTATGAGTGCAACTTAGGAGGTGGCAAGTCCATCGTCATCTTTTTCTACGACGGCCCGGTTGCCCGTGGGATCGCCTTCGAAGGCTGGCTGCAAAACGGGCGCGCCCTAGCGGAGAGAATCATCGCCCGTGCCTTAACGATGCACGAGAACGGGATCCTGCATGTCGCGGCTGATGGCGAAACCTATGGCCATCACCACCGGTTCGGGGAAATGGCGCTGGCCGCGGCGCTGGATTCGATGGAGCGGGATCCACGGGTCACGTTAACGAACTATGCCGCGTACTTACGGCAAGTCGAGGTTCGCGATCAGGTGGAAATCCGTCCGCTGACGTCGTGGAGTTGTGCCCATGGAGTGGAACGCTGGCGAGCCGGTTGTTCTTGCCACGCCGGGCATCCATCGTGGCAGCACGAATGGCGAGCCCCTCTCCGAGAGGCTCTCGATTGGCTCAAGGGCGAAGTCGATGGTTTGTTCGAGGCGCAGGCGGCCTTGTATCTAAGCGACCCGTGGGAAGCGCGGGACGGTTATATCCACGTCCTACTACGGCGAACAGCGGAGCAACGCGAGTGGTTCCTAAAACAACATGCGCGGCGCTCGTTGACGAAAGATGAAGGGGTGCGGGTCTGGCAGCTCCTAGAGTTGCAGCGACACGCGATGCTGATGTTCACCAGTTGCGGTTGGTTCTTTGACGATCCGACCGGCCTGGAGACTACACAGGTGTTAACCTACGCCGCCCGAGTGGTGCAACTCGCCGCAGCGCTCGGGTCAAACCTGTGGCCGGCCTTCTTGGAGCGCCTGCGCCCGATCCGCAGTAACTTCACTCAGTATCAGGACGGAGTGGATATTTTTGAGCGCCTGGTCCGTCCGCGGATGAGCGACCTTCGGCGTGTGGTCGCTCACTATGCCATGAATGCTCTTTTCGATCCGCCACCTGTTGTGCAAGAGCAATACGTGTATCGGTTCACGTCGAAGGGCCGTGTATTCGACACGGGCGGAACGCCCTCGTTCACCGCAGGTCAGGTCGAGGTTCTGGATCGCAGCACTGGGGAAGAGCAGGTGCTGGACTATGTGGCGGTGCATCTTGGCGGGCACGATTTCTTCTGCGTGTCGGGAGCGGCAGAACCAGCTCGCGATACCGAGTGGCGAGAACATCTCCTGCGAATGTTCCGTACCCAACCGATCGTCGATCTCCTGGGAGAACTTCAACTCAGGTTCGTCGACGGGCGCTTTACCCTTGCGGACATGTTCGTCTCTGAGAGGCGTCGCATCCTTGCCCAAGTCACTGGCGAAGTGTTGGCCCGCGCGAGCCGCGTGTATGAGCGAATCGTCAGCGACAACCGCCGGCTGATAGAGTTCCTCGTACACTACAACCTGGAGATTCCGGAAGAATTACGGATTGCCATGCGGTTTGTTGTTCAGCGCCGATGGGAGGAGCGGCTGCGCGAATTTGCTTTGGCAAACGCCGAGCTTGATGAAGTGGCCGCTGTTGTCGACGATGCGTTGCGGTGGGGAGTGGAGCTCGAAAAAGACATGGCGTCGCAAGTACTCGGCCAGGCTCTTGCCGAGTCGGTGGCGTGTGTTTGGGAGGAGACCGGCGAGCATTGCCACCAGCGGGCGCGCCTATTGCTTGAAGGAAGCCAGAGGTTGGGTGTGACGATCGACTTGAGAAAAGCGCAAAACTTGTTCTTCAAGCTCTGGCATCAAAGGGGTGTTCGTCAGGTGCCCGTATCGGCTCAGGAATTAATCGACCTCGGAATGGCTCTTGGCCTTGCTGTTGACCGTTGGCTTCCAGAAGGGACAGGAGCAGCTTGA